The DNA sequence GGGCCTCACTGACAACCCAGGTTGTGGGCAGATACACCAACGGAAATTTAAAAATCCGAGGCGGCAAGGAAGTAACGGTCAACAATGAGGTTCAGGTCATATATATCACCGGAATAATCCGGCCTGTCGATATTACCGCGGCTAACACCGTCGATTCCGAGAAAATATTGAACGCACGCATCCACTACACCGGCAAGGGCGTCATTAGCGACAAACAGGAACCGGGGTGGCTTACCCGGGGTATCGACCATATCTGGCCATTTTAAGTAAATCGAAACCATTATGAAATTCACTCAATTTTCACGAACCCTGCTTATTACCATCACCATTTTCTTTATCGCAGCAACAGCCAATTCGGCGCGGATAAAAGACATCGCCAACCTGCACGGCGTACGGACCAACCAACTGATCGGATATGGTCTGGTCACCGGTCTCAACGGCACCGGTGACGATATGAAGAAGACCACTTTCACCCTGCAGGCCATATACAACATGATGGTAAGAAACGGTATTTCGATTGATCCCAAGGAACTTGACGGAGTCAAAATCGACAATATTGCCGCGGTGATGGTTACAGCCACCCTGCCGCCTTTTTCACGGCCCGGCAGCCGGATCGATGTGCTCGTTTCCTCCATGGGCGATGCAGACAGCCTGGCCGGCGGCACCCTGTTGATGACGCCGCTCAAAGGGGCCGATGACAACGTCTATGCCGTTGCTCAGGGACCATTGTCCATCGGCGCTTTTTCCTTTGGCGGAAAAGCCGCCAAAGCTCAGAAAAATCATCCGACCGTCGGCAGAATATCCAACGGTGCGATAATTGAAAATACCGTACCGGTAGAACTCGGCGAAGATGGAAAAATAGTCTATCAACTCAATAATGCCGACTTCACCACTGCCACCAGGATGAGCGATTCCATCAATCGGATTTTTGGTAAAAATACTGCGTTTCCCAATGATTCAGGCACGGTAATTGTTCATATACCGGAGTCTAACCGGGACAACGTCGTCTCCTTTGTTTCCGAAGTCGAATCCATTGAAATACTATCCGATTCCGTGGCCCGCGTGGTTGTAAACGAGCGTACCGGAACCATTGTCATGGGGAAAGACGTCAAGCTCTCCACCGTTGCCGTCTCGCACGGCAATCTCAGTCTTGTCGTCAAGGAATACGAGGACGTTGTTCAGCCAAATCCGCTTGGCGAGGGTGACACCGTCGTCACTCGGGAAACTTCGCTCGAAGTCGTCGAAGAAGAAGGCCGGCTTACGGTCCTGGATCTTCCCCATGGCGTGAGCATCGGCGAAATAGCGA is a window from the Desulfopila inferna genome containing:
- a CDS encoding flagellar basal body P-ring protein FlgI, with the translated sequence MKFTQFSRTLLITITIFFIAATANSARIKDIANLHGVRTNQLIGYGLVTGLNGTGDDMKKTTFTLQAIYNMMVRNGISIDPKELDGVKIDNIAAVMVTATLPPFSRPGSRIDVLVSSMGDADSLAGGTLLMTPLKGADDNVYAVAQGPLSIGAFSFGGKAAKAQKNHPTVGRISNGAIIENTVPVELGEDGKIVYQLNNADFTTATRMSDSINRIFGKNTAFPNDSGTVIVHIPESNRDNVVSFVSEVESIEILSDSVARVVVNERTGTIVMGKDVKLSTVAVSHGNLSLVVKEYEDVVQPNPLGEGDTVVTRETSLEVVEEEGRLTVLDLPHGVSIGEIASALNAIGATPRDLIAIFQAIKASGSMQGELIIL